In Apium graveolens cultivar Ventura chromosome 10, ASM990537v1, whole genome shotgun sequence, the following are encoded in one genomic region:
- the LOC141689632 gene encoding uncharacterized protein LOC141689632, producing MNPEDIVKTAFITYRTVYAFVMIPFRLINIGATYQKMMNTIFKSQLGRNMESYVDDMISKSVTISHHIKDLKEYFDNLRKYNMKLNTEKCAFGVPSGKFLGFLVSERGIEANPEKIKAIMEMAVARTQKDIQKLAGCLASLRRFIPKLAERCLPFFEMLKGARNKKLVDWTPNSGARAVTSALIPKENGKQSPVYYVSQVLKDAETRYPNLEKIAIALVHLSRKLRQYFQGREIKDIIYHPLQKIIHKPNVAGRLVNGEIELSQFNIKFVPRMTIKAQALAEFIMECTFPEVPEVPTMQSGEEKETSNDNSWTLYVDGSATAERSGAGLILSSPDGFTIQQAITFAFKATNNQDEYEALFSGLKLAKSLGVKRLIVYSDSQIVVRQTNGEYIAKDPKLAQYQAMVTVILETIPDSTILQINREENSKADVLSKLVQNTSDLSSSVYLEELRAPSTDRPEVLCVSSPDNWMTPYIAYLKDGTLLEDQNKARYLKYKATRFFLEGNQLYKRTFSAPTLKCVDLGEADYYLQRDAIAYVKKCSKFQKFSNVPKQSLSLPWSVLSPVPFTVWGIDIMGPFPRAKGDLRYVFVAIDYITKWVEANAMRTINQQGCIKFMNSIVTRFGIPMVLISDNGP from the exons ATGAATCCGGAAGATATTGTGAAGACTGCATTCATTACATACCGGACTGTGTATGCCTTTGTCATGATACCATTTAGATTAATCAACATTGGGGCAACAtatcagaaaatgatgaacacCATCTTCAAAAGCCAACTGGGAAGGAATATGGAGTCTTATGTCGATGATATGATTTCCAAGTCAGTCACGATCTCGCatcacatcaaagacctcaaggAATATTTCGACAACTTGAGGAAGTACAACATGAAGCTGAACACGGAAAAATGTGCTTTTGGAGTCCCCTCTGGGAAATTTCTTGGTTTTCTGGTTAGTGAACGGGGAATAGAAGCCAACCCAGAGAAAATCAAAGCTATAATGGAAATGGCAGTTGCCCGGACTCAAAAGGACATTCAGAAACTGGCAGGATGCTTGGCATCCCTTCGCAGATTTATCCCAAAACTGGCAGAAAGATGCCTTCCTTTCTTTGAGATGCTAAAAGGAGCCCGGAACAAAAAGCTGGTCGACTGGACTCCTAATT CCGGGGCGAGAGCGGTCACTTCGGCTCTCATACCAAAAGAAAATGGGAAACAGAGCCCGGTCTACTATGTAAGTCAAGTCCTCAAGGACGCTGAAACCCGATACCCAAACTTAGAAAAAATTGCCATAGCTCTTGTACACTTAAGCAGGAAGCTAAGGCAATATTTCCAAGGCCGAGAAATCAAGGACATTATttatcatccacttcaaaaaatCATTCACAAGCCAAATGTTGCTGGGAGATTGGTAAATGGGGAAATCGAATTGAGCCAATTCAACATCAAATTTGTCCCAAGGATgaccataaaagcccaggcgttgGCCGAATTTATCATGGAATGCACCTTTCCCGAAGTCCCAGAGGTTCCGACAATGCAATCCGGAGAAGAGAAGGAGACTAGCAACGATAATTCATGGACATTATATGTTGACGGCTCGGCGACAGCCGAAAGGTCCGGAGCCGGCTTGATCCTTTCCAGCCCAGATGGATTCACAATTCAGCAAGCCATAACCTTTGCTTTCAAagcaaccaacaaccaagatgaATATGAAGCACTCTTCTCCGGACTCAAGCTAGCCAAATCCCTTGGGGTAAAGCGCTTGATCGTCTATAGTGATTCCCAAATTGTGGTAAGGCAAACTAATGGAGAATATATTGCGAAGGACCCCAAGTTGGCTCAATATCAAGCAATGGTGACAGTTATCCTGGAAACCATTCCCGACTCAACCATTCTACAGATAAACAGAGAAGAAAACTCCAAAGCAGATGTGCTATCCAAGCTCGTTCAGAATACTTCAGATCTAAGCAGTTCAGTCTACTTAGAGGAGCTCAGGGCACCCAGCACCGATCGACCCGAAGTCTTGTGCGTCAGCAGCCCAGATAACTGGATGACTCCTTACATAGCTTATCTAAAAGATGGAACCCTACTAGAGGACCAGAACAAGGCACGCTACCTCAAGTATAAGGCTACCCGATTCTTTCTGGAAGGTAATCAGCTATATAAGCGAACCTTCTCTGCGCCAACTCTAAAATGTGTTGATCTGGGTGAGGCAGATTACTATCTCCAAAGAG ATGCAATTGCATATGTGAAGAAATGCAGCAAGTTCCAAAAGTTCAGCAATGTGCCGAAGCAAAGTCTAAGCCTTCCATGGTCAGTCCTATCCCCGGTCCCATTCACTGTTTGGGGAATCGACATCATGGGTCCTTTCCCTCGGGCCAAAGGAGATTTGCGTTACGTATTTGTGGCAATTGACTATATAACTAAGTGGGTAGAGGCCAATGCCATGAGAACCATCAATCAGCAAGGCTGCATCAAATTTATGAATTCAATTGTGACGAGATTCGGAATTCCAATGGTTTTGATCTCGGATAACGGGCCGTAG